In a single window of the Streptomyces sp. NBC_00094 genome:
- the carA gene encoding glutamine-hydrolyzing carbamoyl-phosphate synthase small subunit, with translation MTTSIQGDASQRQKATPAVLVLEDGRIFRGRAYGAVGETFGEAVFSTGMTGYQETLTDPSYHRQVVVMTAPHVGNTGVNDEDPESGRIWVSGYVVRDPARVSSNWRAQRSLDEELERQGVVGISGIDTRALTRHLRERGAMRVGIFSGAAWDGVRDEALLAKVQEQPQMKGANLSAEVATKETYVVPAIGTKKFTVAAVDLGIKGMTPHRMAERGIEVHVLPATAAVEDIYAVNPDGVFFSNGPGDPATADGPVAVMSAVLERKTPLFGICFGNQILGRALGFGTYKLKYGHRGINQPVQDRTTGKVEVTAHNHGFAVDAPLDKVSDTPFGRAEVSHVCLNDDVVEGLRLLDQPAFSVQYHPEAAAGPHDAAYLFDRFVSLMEAERA, from the coding sequence ATGACGACCTCCATCCAGGGAGACGCCTCTCAGAGGCAGAAGGCGACTCCCGCCGTACTCGTCCTGGAGGACGGCCGCATCTTCCGCGGCCGCGCCTACGGGGCCGTGGGGGAGACCTTCGGCGAGGCCGTGTTCTCCACCGGCATGACCGGCTACCAGGAGACCCTCACCGACCCGTCGTACCACCGCCAGGTCGTCGTCATGACCGCCCCGCACGTCGGCAACACCGGCGTCAACGACGAGGACCCCGAGTCCGGCCGCATCTGGGTCTCCGGCTACGTCGTCCGCGACCCCGCCCGCGTCTCCTCCAACTGGCGCGCCCAGCGCTCGCTGGACGAGGAGCTGGAGCGCCAGGGCGTCGTCGGCATCTCCGGCATCGACACCCGCGCCCTCACCCGCCACCTGCGCGAGCGCGGCGCCATGCGCGTCGGCATCTTCTCCGGCGCGGCCTGGGACGGCGTCCGTGACGAGGCCCTGCTGGCCAAGGTCCAGGAGCAGCCCCAGATGAAGGGCGCGAACCTCTCCGCCGAGGTCGCCACCAAGGAGACGTACGTCGTCCCCGCGATCGGCACCAAGAAGTTCACCGTCGCCGCCGTCGACCTCGGCATCAAGGGCATGACCCCGCACCGGATGGCCGAGCGCGGCATCGAGGTCCACGTGCTGCCCGCCACCGCCGCCGTCGAGGACATCTACGCCGTCAACCCCGACGGTGTCTTCTTCTCCAACGGCCCGGGCGACCCGGCCACGGCCGACGGCCCCGTCGCCGTCATGAGCGCCGTCCTGGAGCGCAAGACCCCGCTCTTCGGCATCTGCTTCGGCAACCAGATCCTCGGCCGCGCCCTCGGCTTCGGCACCTACAAGCTGAAGTACGGCCACCGCGGCATCAACCAGCCGGTCCAGGACCGCACCACCGGCAAGGTCGAGGTCACCGCGCACAACCACGGCTTCGCCGTCGACGCGCCCCTCGACAAGGTCTCCGACACCCCCTTCGGGCGTGCCGAGGTCTCCCACGTCTGCCTGAACGACGACGTCGTCGAAGGCCTCAGGCTGCTCGACCAGCCGGCCTTCTCCGTCCAGTACCACCCCGAGGCGGCCGCGGGCCCGCACGACGCCGCGTACCTCTTCGACCGCT
- a CDS encoding dihydroorotase — protein sequence MSKILIRGAQVLGGEVQDVLIDGETIAAVGTGLSAEGATVIEAEGRILLPGLVDLHTHLREPGREDSETVLTGTRAAASGGYTAVFAMANTHPVADTAGVVEQVYRLGKESGYCDVQPIGAVTVGLEGKKLAELGAMHDSAAGVTVFSDDGKCVDDAVIMRRALEYVKAFDGVVAQHAQEPRLTEGAQMNEGIVSAELGLGGWPAVAEESIIARDVLLAEHVGSRVHICHLSTAGSVEIVRWAKSRGIDVTAEVTPHHLLLTDELVRSYNPVYKVNPPLRTEKDVLALREALADGTIDIVATDHAPHPHEDKDCEWAAAAMGMVGLETALSVVQQTMVETGLLDWAGVADRMSFAPARIGRAKGHGRPVSAGEPANLTLVDPAYRGVVDPADFASRSRNTPYEGRELPGRVTHTILRGRATVVDGKLA from the coding sequence ATGAGCAAGATTCTTATCCGTGGTGCGCAGGTGCTCGGCGGCGAGGTCCAGGACGTCCTGATCGACGGCGAGACCATCGCGGCGGTCGGTACGGGCCTGTCGGCCGAGGGCGCGACGGTCATCGAGGCCGAGGGCCGGATCCTGCTGCCCGGCCTGGTCGACCTCCACACCCACCTGCGCGAGCCCGGCCGCGAGGACTCCGAGACCGTCCTCACCGGCACCCGCGCCGCCGCCTCCGGCGGCTACACCGCCGTCTTCGCCATGGCCAACACCCACCCGGTCGCCGACACCGCCGGCGTCGTCGAGCAGGTCTACCGGCTCGGCAAGGAGTCCGGCTACTGCGACGTCCAGCCCATCGGCGCCGTCACCGTCGGCCTGGAGGGCAAGAAGCTCGCCGAGCTCGGCGCCATGCACGACTCCGCCGCCGGTGTCACCGTCTTCTCCGACGACGGCAAGTGCGTCGACGACGCCGTGATCATGCGCCGCGCCCTGGAGTACGTGAAGGCCTTCGACGGCGTCGTCGCCCAGCACGCCCAGGAGCCCCGCCTCACCGAGGGCGCCCAGATGAACGAGGGCATCGTCTCCGCCGAGCTCGGCCTCGGCGGCTGGCCGGCCGTGGCCGAGGAGTCGATCATCGCGCGCGACGTCCTCCTCGCCGAGCACGTCGGCTCCCGCGTCCACATCTGCCACCTCTCCACCGCCGGCTCCGTCGAGATCGTCCGCTGGGCCAAGTCCCGCGGCATCGACGTCACCGCCGAGGTCACCCCGCACCACCTCCTCCTCACGGACGAGCTGGTCCGCTCGTACAACCCCGTCTACAAGGTCAACCCGCCGCTGCGCACCGAGAAGGACGTCCTCGCGCTGCGCGAGGCGCTGGCCGACGGCACGATCGACATCGTCGCCACCGACCACGCCCCGCACCCGCACGAGGACAAGGACTGCGAGTGGGCCGCGGCCGCCATGGGCATGGTCGGCCTGGAGACCGCGCTCTCCGTCGTCCAGCAGACGATGGTCGAGACCGGCCTCCTCGACTGGGCCGGCGTCGCCGACCGCATGTCCTTCGCGCCCGCCCGCATCGGACGGGCCAAGGGCCACGGACGACCCGTCTCGGCTGGTGAGCCCGCGAACCTGACGCTGGTCGATCCGGCTTACCGTGGTGTCGTGGACCCCGCGGACTTCGCCTCCCGCAGCCGCAACACCCCCTACGAGGGTCGTGAGCTGCCGGGACGCGTCACCCACACCATCCTGCGGGGCCGGGCAACGGTCGTGGACGGGAAGCTGGCGTGA